Within the Pseudonocardia alni genome, the region AGGCAGGTGCCCACCGGCTGGACCGCGGACTGGTCCTGAGCCGCGACCTTGCCGGTGATCGGGAACATCTCCCCGCTGCGCGAGGCCATCTGCAGGCCGCAGCGCATGCCCTTGTCGCCGCTGTCCCAGCGCTGCTGCGACGGCTTGAGCGCGCCCACCCGGAACTTCCCGTCCGGGTCGAACTTGCCGTTCAGGTACGTGGTGACCACCGGGGTGCAGCGGTCGGCGACGAGCTTCTGCCAGGCCTCGTCGGCCGGGAACGTCGGCTGGTCGGTCAGCGCGACCCGTCCCGCCTGCTCGAACAGGTGCGGCCGGGCGCAGTCGACGGCGGCGGTGTCGGTCGCGTCGGACCGGGTCCAGTTCAGGCAGGTGCCCGGGGTGTCCGGTGGGGGCGGCAGCGGCGGGGGCTCCTCCACCTTCGGCACCCCGGAGGACGCGAACGACCCCAGCACGGGCACCTCGGCACCGAGCAGCGAGTCGACCGACGCGACGGTCAGCATCAACACCGCGCCGACCAGGATCCCGATCCCGACCCGGCGGGCCCCGAGGAGCCCGCCCCGCCCTGCGCCCGCGCGTCCGGAGGCCTCCGACGACCGTCGCCGACGGGTCGGGGCCACCGGCGTGGCCGACGGCCGGGACAGCACCGAGGTGGTCCCCTGCCCGGCGTGGACGGCGGTGCGGCCGGTCGCGTCGGGCCGGTCGGAGCCGGCGGAGGAGCGGGAATCCATGACGTCCCCCATCATGCAGCCGGGGTAGGCCCGGCTTCACCCGGCCGGTGCCCCGGCGCGGCGGTCGGTCGGCCGGATGCTGTGAACGTGCAGGTCCGCCCGGTGCGACGGGGTGCCGCGACCACTCGTCCGGGCGGGTGTGGGTGAAACGCAGCCGAATCGTCATCCGGGAACGGCCGGTGGTCGTCGGCCGCTCCCGGTACGGTGCGCGCGGGGGACGGGAGTGACGATGGGGGACCAGCGATGACCGACGGACCGCGCGCCGGCGGCGGCCCGGACGACAGCACGCCGCCCGCCGGTACGCCGAGGGCGACACCGGGCGGCGCGACACCGGAGCCGCAGTCGACGACGCCGACACCGCAGACCGACGGACCGGCGACGGCGCCGTGGGCGAACACGCCCGCCGAGCAGCCCGCCGAGGCCCCGCGCGGCCGGATCCGGCAGCAGGACGGCAGCACCGCGCCGCGCGAGCCCACGCTCGCCGAGAAGCGCGCCCGCGAGCAGAAGCTGCGCGCGGACCGCGAGGCGGTGCGGCTCAAGGAGGCCCGCTCCAAGACCACGAAGCGGGTGCTGATCGGCGCCGGCGCGACCGTCGGCGTCGTCGCCCTGATCGCGGCCGTCTACGCCGGGTCCGGTGGCGGCAGCGAGTCGGTCGAGGCGCGCTGCGTCGACGACCAGGGCGTCGTCGTGCCGGACGAGAACTGCAGCGGCACCCAGAGCCAGGGCCAGGTGTCCAACGGGGGCGGCGGCTTCGCCTTCGTCCCGATCTTCCTGGGCGGCGGCGGCCGGCAGTACCACTACAACTACGGCGGCAGCGGCGGCGTCGGCCAGGTCGCGACCGGCGGGAACGTGTCCCCGCCGCCGAGCGGCACCACGGTCCGCAGCGGCACCTCCGGATCCACACTCGGGTCGACCAGCCGCAGCGGCACCATCTCCCGCGGCGGTCTCGGCGTCGGCGGCGGCTCGTCGTCGTCCTCGGGCGGCTCCGGCTTCTCCAGCGGGAGCTGAGGCGTGCGACGCGAACGCGGCACCCCCCGTCCGGACTGGCAGCGCACCGTCGCCGAGCAGGGGCTCGCCTTCGGCACCCCCGGCCGGGACGGCTCGGGCAACGAGCGGCCCTACTGGGACGAGTCGGTGCACTACGTCTTCGAGATGGACGAGGTCCTGTCCCTCGAGGCCGACGTCGAGGTGCTCCAGTCGATGTGCCTGTCGGCGGTCGACCACGTGGTCACCACCGAGCGGTTCCGGGACTTCGCGCTGCCCGAGTGGTGTTGGGAGCAGGTCGCGCAGTCCTGGCGCCGCTCGGACCCGCACCTCTACGGCCGCTTCGACCTGCGCTACGACGGCTCCGGCCCGGCCAAGCTGCTCGAGTACAACGCGGACACCCCCACCTCGCTGCTGGAGGCCTCGATCCTGCAGTGGCACTGGCTGTCCGACGTCCACCCGGGCGACGACCAGTGGAACTCCCTGCACGAGAAGCTCGTCGAACGCTGGGGCGAGCTGAAGGGTCTGCTGCCGTCGTCGGAGGTGCACGTCACCTGGTCCGGCGCCGAGTCCACCGGCGAGGACCACATCACCGTCGGTTACCTGCAGGAGACCGCCGCCGAGGCGGGCCTCGACACCGTCGGACTGTCCATCGAGGACATCGGCTGGGACTCCGCACTGGACCGCTTCGTCGACCTCGAGGAAGCTCCGATGTCGACGGTGTTCAAGCTCTACCCGTGGGAGTGGATGCTGTCGGACGAGTTCGGCAAGCACGTCACCCGCAGCCTGCCCGAGACGCTGTGGCTCGAACCGCTGTGGAAGACCCTGCTGTCGAACAAGGCGCTGCTCGCGGTGCTGTGGGAGATGTACCCCGGGCACCCGAACCTGCTGCCCGCCTCGCTCGGCAACCCCGGCATCCTCACCGAGTACGTCCGCAAGCCCCTGCTGGGCCGCGAGGGCGCCAACATCGCGATCGTCGCCCCCGGCTACGAGACCGCGACCGGCGGCGTCTACGGCGACGAGGGCTTCGTCTATCAGATGTTCGACCCGCTGCCCGAATTCGACGGGTTCCGTCCCTGCCTGGGCGCCTGGCTGGTCGGTGACACCGCCGCCGGGCTCGGCATCCGCGAGACCGCCGGCCTGATCACCGACGACGGCGCGGCCTTCGTGCCGCACCGCATCCCCGAGTCCTGACCCTGTTCCTGCACCAGTTCCTGCACACCCCCGCTCCCCGGAGGTACCTCCCGTGATCCTCGCCCAGGCGTTCGACGCCACGTACTGGGGCTTCCTCGGCCGCGGTGTCGGCGCGATCCTGCTCTACGCCGTGATCGGCACCCTGCTCATGCTGGTCGGCTTCTGGGCCATCGACCTCACCACGCCCGGCAAGCTCCCGGCGATGGTCCGCGGCGGTCTGCCGAACGCGGTCACGATCACCTCGGCCGGAATGCTGTCGATGGCGTTCATCATCGTCACCGCGATCTACGGCTCGTACGGCTCGCTGCTGCAGGGCGTCGTGTCGTCGCTGGTGTTCGGCCTGATCGGGATCATCGCCCAGGTCGCCGCGGTGCGGCTGCTGGAGTGGGTGACCGGCATCGACATCGGCGAGGTCATCCAGTCCGACGAGCCGCGGGCGGTGGCGAAGGTCGTCGCGGCCGCGCACGTCGCGCTCGGCCTGATCGTCGCGGTCGCCGTCTTCTAGGCCCACCGTCCCGACGCCGCTCAGGCCAGGGCGGTCAGCACCTCGACCCTGGCCTGTGGCGTCGGCATCGTGGCGATCTCGGTGCGGACGTCGCGGGCGGCGGCCGCGAGTTCGCCGTCGTGCAGCAGCCTGCGCAGCGTGTCGGCGGTGAACGGGCCACCCAGTCCGGCGCCGCGGGCGGCGACCAGCTCGGCGTTGTGACGCCGGTCGCCGGGTCCGGGCAGCGCGAGCTGCGGGACGCCCGCGGCGAGCGCGGCCAGCACGTGCGCGGCGCTGCCGTCGTGCAGCACCGCCGCGCAGGCCGGCAGCAGCTCGTCCAGCGGGACCCGCCCGACGGTGCGCACCCCCGGCCCGTGGTGGCGCAGCAGCCGCGCCGGGGGACGGACGAGCACGAGCTCGCAGTCCGTGCCGTCGGCGCGGACGCCCTGCAGCGCGCGCACCGCGGAGGACTGCAGGTCCCCGCGCACCGGTCCGCCGCCGCGCAGCACCAGCACCCGCGGGCGGACCGAGGGGCCGCTCAGCCAGGCGGGCAGCGAGGACCGGCCGGAGCCGCGGGTCCGCCCCGGCCGCACGGCCAGCGCGTCGCGCGCCCCGACGAGGCTCGACGGGGCGATGGTCAGCGCGATCGCCGGCGGCGGGACCCCGCGCAGCCCGTGCCGGAGCCGGGCACGCTGCAGGGGGCGGGAGTCCAGCAACGTGCGGACCAGCGCGAACCCGTCGAGCAGGCCGTTCTCGTGCAGCACCGCCGGGACGTCGTGCCGGGCGGCCGCGAGCGCCCCCGCGACCGCGAGGGGCTCGTACACCACGACGTCGGGCCGCCACTGCTCGGCGACGGTCACCAGCGCGTCGGTCAACTCCTCGTTCACCGGGCCGAACAGCGAGCGCACCCCGGCGTCGCCGCCGCGCCCGGCCAGCTCGGCCCGTGCGGTCACCGGGTGCGCGACGAGCGAACGCGCGGCCAGCCTGCCCACCCGCAGGCTGCGGGCGACGTCGATGAACGGCAGCGGGTCCGCCCCGGGGAGCGGGTGCGCGTCGCCCCCGCCGGCGAGCAGCACCTCGTGCCCGGAGTCCCAGAGCGCGTGGGCGAGCGGCAACAGCGGTGTCAGGTGCCCCGACAGCGGGGCCGCCACCACCAGAACGCGCACCGTTCGAGGGTAACCGCCACGCGGTCGTCCGGGGGCGGTCTCCGCGCGGTTCCGTACGCTCTGGGTGTGATCGTCGAGAACGCGCCCCGGCTCGTCGCCACCGACGTCGACGGGACCCTCCTCGACGGCGGCGGCGCGGTCACCCCGCGCACCGTCGCCGTGCTGGAGCGGGCGGTCGCCGCCGGCGCCGGCTTCGTGCTGGTCACCGGCCGCCCGCCGCGCTGGATCCCGCCGGTGCTCGCGCGGCTGCCCGAGGGCCTGGTGCGGCTGTGCGTGTGCGCGAACGGCGCGGTGCTCTACGACGCCGCCGACGACGCCGTGCTCGGCGCGCACACCCTCGAGCCCGCCACGATCCGCGAGCTCGCCGGCCTCGCCGCGGAGCTGTTCCCCGGCTGCGGGTTCGGTGTCGAGCGCGTCGGGAACGCCGAGGGCGACGGCGGCCCGCGGGGGATCGTCGACGAGTTCCTCACCGACCCCGGCTACGTCCACGCCTGGGGCGAGCACGACGGCGGCTCCACCAGCCGCGAGGACCTGCTCGGCCGCCCGGCGACGAAGGTGCTGATCCGCTCCCCGGAGCTGACCAGCGAGCAGATGATGGACGCGCTCGCACCGAAGGCCGGCGGGCTGGCCGACCTGACGTTCTCGCACCCGTCGGGGCTGCTGGAGGCCTCCGCTCCCGGGGTCACCAAGGCGACCGGCCTCGCCGAGGTCGCCCGCCGTCTCGGGGTGACCGCGGCGGACACCGTGGCGTTCGGCGACATGCCCAACGACCGGGAGATGCTGCGCTGGGCCGGGCTCGGCGTCGCGATGGGCAACGCCCACCCGGACCTGGTCGGGCTCGCCGACGAGGTGACGGCACCGCACACCCACGACGGGCTCGCCGAGATCCTGGAGCGCTGGTTCTGAGCGCACCCGGCGCTGTTCACCCGCCCGTCGACGAGCGGTCATGCCCGGTCCCACGGGCCGCCCCGACCCGGCCCACGACCCCGCCCGCGCGTACCATCACCGGCTGTCATCGCCCGCGAGCCGGGTGCCAGCGCCCGCGCCAGGAGGCCCCCACCCGTGGCTGACACGGCAGACACCCTGGACCGTTCCGGTCCGCAACCGCCCGCCGACGTCCCGCCCACCGGCGAGGTCGCCGTGCTGGCGTCCGTGCAGGGCGCTCTCGGAGGCGACACCACCGTGCGGGTCGCCCGCGGGATGTCGCTGTTCGGCGAGCACGCCGCGGGCTGGCTCGCGATCGGCGTCGTGGGTGCCGCGCTGGACCGCCCCCGCCGTCGTGAGTGGCTCGGCTCCGCCGCGGCCGTCGCGTTCGCGCACGGCGCCTCGATCGGGATCAAGCGCGTCGTCCGGCGCCGCCGCCCCGACCACCCCGCGGTCCGGGTCCTGGTGGGCACCCCGAGCCGGCTGAGCTTCCCGTCCTCGCACGCCACGTCCACCACCGCCGCCGCCGTGCTCTACGGCGGCCTGCTGGGCAGGCGCTCCCGCCCGGTGGCCGCGGCGGGTGTGGGCCTGATGGCGCTGTCGCGCCTGGTCCTCGGCGTGCACTACCCGACCGACGTCGCCACCGGCACCGCGCTCGGCGCGGCCGTCGCCGGTACCGCGCGTCGCGTGATCTCACGCAACCCCACCACCGGAGGGTGAGCGCATGACCAGTACCGACCCGACGAAGGTCGACCGCGACGACTCCGAGAAGGAGAAGGTCGCCCGGGCCGCCGACCCGCAGACCCCCGTCGTCCCGGACGCCCCCGACGACGCAGGCGCCCCCGAGGGCCACGAGGCCGACGCGGCCCCCGCCGCCGAGCACGCCCCGCACGTGCCGATGGACCCGTCCGAGCGCACCACCGCGATGGTCGCCCGCGGCCTGCTCAAGACGATGCGCCCCCGCCAGTGGGTGAAGAACGTCCTGGTCTTCGCCGCGCCGTTCGTCAGCGGCCAGCTGTTCGACGTGCCGATCCTGATCGACTGCCTGATCGCGTTCGTCGCGTTCTCGCTGGCCGCGTCCGGCGTGTACCTGGTCAACGACGCGCTCGACGTCGAGGCCGACCGGGCGCACCCGACCAAGCGCCGCCGCCCGATCGCGTCCGGCATCGTCCCGGTGCCGCTGGCCTTCGTCGCCGCGGGCGTGCTGTTCGCCGGGGCGATCGCGCTGTCGTTCGCGGTGACCTGGCAGCTGATCATCGTGCTCGCCGTCTACGTGGCGGTGCAGCTGTCCTACTGCCTGTGGCTCAAGCACCAGCCGGTGCTCGACATCTGCATCGTCGCCTCCGGCTTCCTGATGCGCTCCATCGCCGGTGGCGTGGCCACCGGCATCCCGCTGTCGCAGTGGTTCCTGCTGGTCACCGGGTTCGGCTCGCTGTTCATGGTCGCCGGCAAGCGCTACGCCGAGATCAACCTCGCCGAGCGCACCGGGGCCAAGATCCGCAAGTCGCTGGAGAACTACACGGCGTCCTACCTGCGCTACATCTGGTCGCTCTCGGCCACCGTCATGATCGTCATGTACGGGCTGTGGGCGTTCGAGATCCGCGAGGACCACAACTCGGTGTGGTCGGTGCTGTCGATCGTGCCGTTCGTGATCGCGGTGCTGCGCTACTCGGTGGACGTCGACCGGGGCACCGGCGGCGAGCCCGAGGAGATCGCGCTCGGCGACCGCGCGCTGCAGGTCCTGGCGCTGGCCTGGATCGCGATGCTCACCCTGGCCGTCTACAGCTGACGCCGGCCGCCACCCGGGCCCGGCTCCCCGCACGGGGGCCGGGCCCGCGGTGTGTCGGCGCCCGGCGTGTCAGCGCCCGGTGTGCCAGGCCCAGGTGTGCGCGAGGCCCTCGGCGAGCGGTGTCGGCGCGGGCAGGCCGAGCGCGGCGATCCCGCGCGACGGGTCGAGGCAGCTGCGGCGCAGCTCCCCGGCCCGGGCCGGGAGGAACTCCGGCGCGAACGCCTCCGGGGCGAGCCCGGCGATCTCCCCGATCGTCGCGGCCAGCTCGACGACCGTGGACTCGGTTCCGGTGCCGACGTTGAACACCTCGCCGGCGAGTTCCCCGGCCGCGAGCCGGTCGGCCGAGGCGAGCGCCGCCCGGGCGACGTCGCCGACGTAGAGGAAGTCGCGGGTCTGGCCGCCGTCGCCGAACACGGTCGGCCGCAGCCCGGTGCGGGCCCGGTCGCAGAACAGCGAGACGACCCCGGCCCCGCCCGCCGGGTGCTGGCGCGGCCCGTAGACGTTCGCGAAGCGCAGCACCAGCGCCGGGAGGCCGTGCGCCCGCACGAAGAACCGGGTGTAGCGCTCCGCGGCGAGCTTGCTCATCCCGTACGGCGACTCCGGCTCGGCCGGCTCCGCCTCGGTCGTCGGCAGGGGGGCGCCGTCGCCGTAGATGGCGCCGCCGGTGGAGCAGACGACGACCGCGCCCGCGCCCGCGTCCCGGGCCGCCTGCAGCACGCTCAGCGTGCCGAGGACGTTGACCGAGGCGTCGTGCACCGGGTCCGCCATCGAGCGGCGTACGTCGATCTGGGCGGCCAGGTGGAACACCGCGTCCGGGCGGTACTCCGCGGCCAGCGCGGTGAGCGCGGCGGTGTCGCGGACGTCGAGCTCGGCCACCGTGACACCCGGGGCGAGGTTGTCCCGGGTCCCGGCGGAGAGGTCGTCGACGACGAGGACGTCGTCGCCGCGGGTGAGCAGGGACTCGACCAGGGTGGAGCCGATGAAGCCGGCTCCACCGGTGACGAGTGCGCGCATACCTGCCTTCCTCCGGGGCGGACGGTGTGTGCACCCGGCTGCGCGCACACGGTAACCGCGGCTGCCCGGGGCGCCTCAGCCGGTGGAGCGGGCGGGGCCCGCGCCGCAGGCGGTGATCCGGTAGAGCGTGCTGCCGCCCCCGGAGAGGACGGGCTCGAACCCGGGTGCACGGTCGATCTCGGACAGTCCGGGGTAGGTGTCGGCCCGCGGGTCCCACGGCCACCAGGTGACCGGGCCGTCGATGACGTAGCCGACGCCGGTGGCCCGCAGGGCGGGACAGACGACGGGGTCGCGGGCGACGTCGTGCAGCCGCATCCGGACCAGCTCCTGGTCGGGCGTCCAGGTCCCGGACAGGTGCGGGAAGAGCACCTGGCGCCCGGTCAGCGGGTACAGCAGCCCGTTGCCGGTCCACGGGTTCGCCGCGACGACGGCACCCGGTGCGGTCGCCCGGCCCGCCGCCTCCAGGAACTCGCGCTGGCCGGGCTGCAGCACCCGGCCGGTCTCGTAGCGGTAGGCGTCGGCGATCACGGCGGCGTGCACCCCGATGCGGAACCCGTCGGTGAGCAGGACCAGCGCCGCGGCGAGGACGGCGACGGCCGGGACGGTCAGCAGCCGTCGTCGCTCCGGGGTGGTCTCCGCCCGCCGCAGCGCGGTCACCGCCCGGACCACCAGGCCGGCAGCGCCGAGCACGCCCAGCGTCGCCAGCGGCACCCCGGTGATCGGGACCATCGCGGCGAGCCGGTGCGAGTCGTTGTACCAGGCCCCGGTCAGCGCGGTGACCAGGTCGCCCTCGCGGGCCACGGCGAGGGTGTAGAGCAGCGCCGAGGTCAGGTGCGCCGGCACCAGCCACGCGGTGCGCGCGTGCCGCAGAGCCAGGACGGCGCCGACCACGACCAGCACCGACACCACGACCAGCTCGGGCCGCTTGTTCGTCCCGTTCCACAGCACGCCGGTCAGCGCCTCGCGCGCCCCCATCGAGGCCTGCCAGTCGAACGCCCGCACGCCGTCGAGGTAGGGCGACCACGCCAGCAGCCAGACGGTGCCGGCGACCGCGGCCAGCGCGCCCGCGGGGGCCAGGGCCGCCGTGGCGAAGCGGCGCCGGCGGACCTGCCGGACCGTGGTGATCGCGGCCGCGACCACCAGGGGGGACAGGCCCAGCACGAGCAGGCTGACCGCGGCGTTGGGGTGCGCCAGCGCCAGAGCGGGGACGGCCGCGGCCCCGAGCAGCAGCGCCCGGAACCGGCCGACCGCGCTGTCGCGGGTCAGCCCCAGCACGGTGACGACGGCGGCCAGCCCGGCGGGCACCAGCGCCAGCCCGAGCAGGTTGGGCCACAGGACGCCCCAGTTCAGCAGCAGCCACGGCATCGCGGTGAACGCCGTCGCGAGCACCGGGGTGACGAGCAGGGCCCCGGCCCGGCGCCCGACGACCTGGCGGACGAGCAGCGTGCACGACAGCGGCCACACGACGGCCGCCGCGGCGAACGCGGCGAGGTTCGACGCGGCCGGGATCGACGCGCCGGTGCCCGCCACGACGAGCGAGACGACGTCGTGCCAGGCGGCGGGGTAGGCCGAGGGCCGCCCCGGGCTGTTCAGCTCACCCAGCGTCAGCGACGACGCGTCGCCGGTCTGCACGATCCGGGCGACCGCGCTGTAGTGGTAGATCGCGTCGTAGGTCGGGGAGATCGCGTCGACGGGCCCGAACGCGAGCATCACGGTCAGCCAGCCGATCGCGATGGTGACGGCCGTCCCGATCGCCAGGGCGATCCCGCCGAGCGGGCCGTCGGGTCCCGCGCGCAGCAGGAACGGCGGACGGTCGCCGGGGTCCCCGCCGGGCTCGGCCCGGTCCCGGCGCACCCGCCGGACGGTGGCGCTCACCGCGGCGCAGAGCAGCGCGAGCACGGCGGTGGCGCCCAGCACCGGCCACGGTCCCCACGGCACCCCGGCCCGGCCGGCCAGCACCGCGGTGGTCGCGATCAGCGCGACCGACACCAGCGGCCCGGCGCCCCAGCAGACCGCTCCGCGCAGTCCCGCGGCGCGGGTGACGAGTGCCCCGGGCAGTACGCACCACGCCGCGGTCACCAGTGCCACGGGGACGGCCTGGGCCCACGTCATCCCCGGCTCCGCGCGTCGTCGATCGGCAGCCGCATCCGGCGCACCCTACGAGCGTCGTGCCGCAGGCCGTGACGCGCGGCCGACGTGTCACCGTCTGCGACCGATTCGTGACCCGCGCGGATCGTCGCTCAGCTCCCGGTGGAGCGGGCCGTCCCCAGCTCGTCGGCGGATGCGGTGGCGGCGGGCTCGGTGGCGGCGGGCCGGTGGCCGTTCGTCGTCGCCTGCTGCTCCAGCGCGGTCAGCCGCTGCTCCAGGTCGTTCTCCCGCCGGGTCAGCTCCGCGTCCCGGACGGCGATCTGGCGGGCCAGGTTCGTC harbors:
- a CDS encoding septum formation family protein gives rise to the protein MDSRSSAGSDRPDATGRTAVHAGQGTTSVLSRPSATPVAPTRRRRSSEASGRAGAGRGGLLGARRVGIGILVGAVLMLTVASVDSLLGAEVPVLGSFASSGVPKVEEPPPLPPPPDTPGTCLNWTRSDATDTAAVDCARPHLFEQAGRVALTDQPTFPADEAWQKLVADRCTPVVTTYLNGKFDPDGKFRVGALKPSQQRWDSGDKGMRCGLQMASRSGEMFPITGKVAAQDQSAVQPVGTCLAIDGRTVGDPTDCAGPHAVEAVGLVDLGTEFTEDWPAIEDQDKFLQPACTDAANTFAGNDQVIGAKGLTVYWGNLSEESWKAGSRKVNCNIGTLLPDNSGFASITGSVKGNLVVSGQPAAPAPSAPGAPAPDGAPADGSATPAPGSQAPVEQPDGEQPAAPDGGAGQPDLDIPPGLPGLSGN
- a CDS encoding glutathionylspermidine synthase family protein — encoded protein: MRRERGTPRPDWQRTVAEQGLAFGTPGRDGSGNERPYWDESVHYVFEMDEVLSLEADVEVLQSMCLSAVDHVVTTERFRDFALPEWCWEQVAQSWRRSDPHLYGRFDLRYDGSGPAKLLEYNADTPTSLLEASILQWHWLSDVHPGDDQWNSLHEKLVERWGELKGLLPSSEVHVTWSGAESTGEDHITVGYLQETAAEAGLDTVGLSIEDIGWDSALDRFVDLEEAPMSTVFKLYPWEWMLSDEFGKHVTRSLPETLWLEPLWKTLLSNKALLAVLWEMYPGHPNLLPASLGNPGILTEYVRKPLLGREGANIAIVAPGYETATGGVYGDEGFVYQMFDPLPEFDGFRPCLGAWLVGDTAAGLGIRETAGLITDDGAAFVPHRIPES
- a CDS encoding DUF350 domain-containing protein, with protein sequence MILAQAFDATYWGFLGRGVGAILLYAVIGTLLMLVGFWAIDLTTPGKLPAMVRGGLPNAVTITSAGMLSMAFIIVTAIYGSYGSLLQGVVSSLVFGLIGIIAQVAAVRLLEWVTGIDIGEVIQSDEPRAVAKVVAAAHVALGLIVAVAVF
- a CDS encoding nucleotide disphospho-sugar-binding domain-containing protein, producing the protein MRVLVVAAPLSGHLTPLLPLAHALWDSGHEVLLAGGGDAHPLPGADPLPFIDVARSLRVGRLAARSLVAHPVTARAELAGRGGDAGVRSLFGPVNEELTDALVTVAEQWRPDVVVYEPLAVAGALAAARHDVPAVLHENGLLDGFALVRTLLDSRPLQRARLRHGLRGVPPPAIALTIAPSSLVGARDALAVRPGRTRGSGRSSLPAWLSGPSVRPRVLVLRGGGPVRGDLQSSAVRALQGVRADGTDCELVLVRPPARLLRHHGPGVRTVGRVPLDELLPACAAVLHDGSAAHVLAALAAGVPQLALPGPGDRRHNAELVAARGAGLGGPFTADTLRRLLHDGELAAAARDVRTEIATMPTPQARVEVLTALA
- a CDS encoding HAD family hydrolase, whose protein sequence is MIVENAPRLVATDVDGTLLDGGGAVTPRTVAVLERAVAAGAGFVLVTGRPPRWIPPVLARLPEGLVRLCVCANGAVLYDAADDAVLGAHTLEPATIRELAGLAAELFPGCGFGVERVGNAEGDGGPRGIVDEFLTDPGYVHAWGEHDGGSTSREDLLGRPATKVLIRSPELTSEQMMDALAPKAGGLADLTFSHPSGLLEASAPGVTKATGLAEVARRLGVTAADTVAFGDMPNDREMLRWAGLGVAMGNAHPDLVGLADEVTAPHTHDGLAEILERWF
- a CDS encoding phosphatase PAP2 family protein yields the protein MADTADTLDRSGPQPPADVPPTGEVAVLASVQGALGGDTTVRVARGMSLFGEHAAGWLAIGVVGAALDRPRRREWLGSAAAVAFAHGASIGIKRVVRRRRPDHPAVRVLVGTPSRLSFPSSHATSTTAAAVLYGGLLGRRSRPVAAAGVGLMALSRLVLGVHYPTDVATGTALGAAVAGTARRVISRNPTTGG
- a CDS encoding decaprenyl-phosphate phosphoribosyltransferase, with product MTSTDPTKVDRDDSEKEKVARAADPQTPVVPDAPDDAGAPEGHEADAAPAAEHAPHVPMDPSERTTAMVARGLLKTMRPRQWVKNVLVFAAPFVSGQLFDVPILIDCLIAFVAFSLAASGVYLVNDALDVEADRAHPTKRRRPIASGIVPVPLAFVAAGVLFAGAIALSFAVTWQLIIVLAVYVAVQLSYCLWLKHQPVLDICIVASGFLMRSIAGGVATGIPLSQWFLLVTGFGSLFMVAGKRYAEINLAERTGAKIRKSLENYTASYLRYIWSLSATVMIVMYGLWAFEIREDHNSVWSVLSIVPFVIAVLRYSVDVDRGTGGEPEEIALGDRALQVLALAWIAMLTLAVYS
- a CDS encoding NAD-dependent epimerase/dehydratase family protein; this encodes MRALVTGGAGFIGSTLVESLLTRGDDVLVVDDLSAGTRDNLAPGVTVAELDVRDTAALTALAAEYRPDAVFHLAAQIDVRRSMADPVHDASVNVLGTLSVLQAARDAGAGAVVVCSTGGAIYGDGAPLPTTEAEPAEPESPYGMSKLAAERYTRFFVRAHGLPALVLRFANVYGPRQHPAGGAGVVSLFCDRARTGLRPTVFGDGGQTRDFLYVGDVARAALASADRLAAGELAGEVFNVGTGTESTVVELAATIGEIAGLAPEAFAPEFLPARAGELRRSCLDPSRGIAALGLPAPTPLAEGLAHTWAWHTGR
- a CDS encoding DUF6541 family protein, whose product is MTWAQAVPVALVTAAWCVLPGALVTRAAGLRGAVCWGAGPLVSVALIATTAVLAGRAGVPWGPWPVLGATAVLALLCAAVSATVRRVRRDRAEPGGDPGDRPPFLLRAGPDGPLGGIALAIGTAVTIAIGWLTVMLAFGPVDAISPTYDAIYHYSAVARIVQTGDASSLTLGELNSPGRPSAYPAAWHDVVSLVVAGTGASIPAASNLAAFAAAAVVWPLSCTLLVRQVVGRRAGALLVTPVLATAFTAMPWLLLNWGVLWPNLLGLALVPAGLAAVVTVLGLTRDSAVGRFRALLLGAAAVPALALAHPNAAVSLLVLGLSPLVVAAAITTVRQVRRRRFATAALAPAGALAAVAGTVWLLAWSPYLDGVRAFDWQASMGAREALTGVLWNGTNKRPELVVVSVLVVVGAVLALRHARTAWLVPAHLTSALLYTLAVAREGDLVTALTGAWYNDSHRLAAMVPITGVPLATLGVLGAAGLVVRAVTALRRAETTPERRRLLTVPAVAVLAAALVLLTDGFRIGVHAAVIADAYRYETGRVLQPGQREFLEAAGRATAPGAVVAANPWTGNGLLYPLTGRQVLFPHLSGTWTPDQELVRMRLHDVARDPVVCPALRATGVGYVIDGPVTWWPWDPRADTYPGLSEIDRAPGFEPVLSGGGSTLYRITACGAGPARSTG